Proteins from a genomic interval of Zingiber officinale cultivar Zhangliang chromosome 2A, Zo_v1.1, whole genome shotgun sequence:
- the LOC122043792 gene encoding pentatricopeptide repeat-containing protein At4g36680, mitochondrial-like — protein sequence MAFFLSASRRHLSLFCHLRRGLSTAENASGSAGISAAVAKFRLQKEFDPDRAVSILSAIDDKSSSVTTSRYALELTVRRLASTRRFSDVEALIESRKSEATSLTEPYVASLILSYGTAGMLDHAIRTFDEVPTLTSAPRSVLSFNALLSAFIRAKKPFRVVNLFSKLLEEHSITPDCFSYGILIKSLCLTGKVTKALETLQEMVEVKQLEPTLIIYTTLIDSLYKTGKQEEAEEMWKKMIEKGCVPDHAAYNVRVMHRALNGKPEEVLELIKEMEAAGLGPDRITYTYLIACHFNAGQHEDAIQVYRGLRKKGPRPNAKMFKILLTHLCEHEDFDTGFAVFKDSLRFNKVPDFETVKRLVSGLVKVDKVQAAKEVIDKVKKRFPENLVQGWKKVEQELGLNEEADAA from the coding sequence ATGGCCTTCTTCCTCTCCGCCTCGCGCCGCCACTTGTCCCTCTTCTGCCATCTCCGTCGCGGCCTCTCCACAGCTGAGAATGCATCGGGTTCCGCTGGAATCAGCGCCGCCGTCGCCAAGTTTCGCCTCCAGAAGGAATTCGACCCCGACCGCGCTGTCTCCATTCTGTCCGCCATCGACGACAAATCCTCCTCGGTAACCACCTCTCGCTACGCCTTGGAGCTTACCGTCCGCCGGCTCGCAAGCACCCGCCGCTTCTCTGACGTCGAAGCCCTTATCGAATCCCGCAAGTCCGAGGCTACCTCCCTCACGGAGCCGTACGTCGCTTCTTTAATCCTCTCCTACGGAACCGCCGGCATGCTCGACCACGCCATCCGCACCTTTGACGAGGTGCCGACGCTCACTTCTGCTCCCCGTTCGGTTCTGTCCTTTAACGCGCTCCTCTCCGCCTTCATTCGCGCAAAGAAGCCATTTCGAGTGGTAAATCTTTTCTCCAAGCTTTTGGAGGAGCACTCCATCACGCCCGATTGCTTCTCCTATGGCATCCTCATTAAATCTCTCTGCCTCACCGGCAAGGTCACCAAGGCCTTGGAGACGTTGCAAGAGATGGTGGAGGTGAAGCAACTCGAGCCGACACTCATCATCTACACCACACTCATCGATTCTCTGTACAAGACAGGGAAGCAGGAGGAGGCGGAGGAGATGTGGAAGAAGATGATTGAGAAGGGTTGTGTGCCTGATCATGCTGCTTACAATGTGAGAGTTATGCATAGGGCGCTAAACGGGAAGCCAGAGGAAGTCCTTGAGCTGATTAAGGAGATGGAGGCTGCCGGCCTCGGCCCCGATCGCATCACCTATACTTATCTCATTGCTTGCCACTTCAACGCAGGTCAACACGAAGATGCCATACAGGTATACAGGGGactaaggaagaaaggtccaagacCGAATGCGAAGATGTTTAAGATTTTGCTCACACATTTGTGCGAGCATGAGGATTTCGACACTGGGTTTGCGGTGTTCAAAGATAGCTTGAGGTTTAATAAAGTCCCGGACTTTGAGACAGTGAAGCGCTTGGTGAGTGGTCTGGTTAAGGTAGACAAGGTGCAGGCAGCCAAGGAAGTAATCGATAAGGTGAAGAAGCGTTTCCCTGAAAATTTGGTTCAGGGATGGAAGAAGGTGGAACAGGAGCTTGGATTGAATGAAGAAGCAGATGCTGCTTAA